tGGGAATTTGGACAAGTGTCATTcttaggtgccgtttggccataaataccaaaaacaaattcactttttttttttttttagaatttttgaagttggagttgtgtttggccatagtttttgaaattgtaatttttggtgaaatgtagttgtaaaaaagtgaaaaaattttgaaaaacaagttttttgagtttttggtattccggaatacaacttcaagttgtattcggaatatttatggccaaacgcccaaaagtgaaaaaagtgaaaaaaaattcggaaaaaagtgaataatttttatggccaaacggcaccttaaTATGATGGATGTTACTACACGACAGCTTTGAAGAGAAGGCAAAACACCTAATTCATATTAATTCACCAGAGTAAAACCTCGTTTCAGATATTGCAAACAAGAAAATGGCAAGTCAAGAATATTCTCAACAACTAGAGCTCTAGACATGATAGTCTTCATAACCATATCTCTACTAGATTTCTCTAAACCTCTACACACAACAAGTGATGTATTACATACCCAAGGCACTGAAACTACATAAGCCAGACCATTATAGGAACTCTTACTCCCTAACAGAACTTCTTTGTATGCTCTGCACACTTTAGAAACATACTTTCCCATCGGCAAAAGGTGAGAACCAGGTGGACTGAAATCAGCATCCCTGAAGTCTACATCTGAGTGAAGGTTTATGATAACGGTTCCATGCTCGAGGTGAAGTTGGTCTGCGAGAGCATTGAGGAAAGGAGAGTGTGGATCCCACAGGGCGTGAGGAAAAACATCTTCCCCGTCATAGGCATCGATGAAAACTAGATCATAAAGATTTTTATTCTCAAGAAGAAACTTCTCAGCATCTGACTCGTGTAATTGAAGCCTCTCATGAATGCCTTTCCATTGTACTTCTTCAATAGGATCAGGAATTGACTGTGCACGACTACCAGATGGGGTCATAACTGAGCAAGATGGGAACCCCATTGCTTGGACTGAGGCTGAGATAACCACAGGGTCAATTTCAGCTATGTGCACTTCAGCACCTGATACATTGTAGTTGGGAAAATATCAGTACGTCAAAACAAGCAAAAGCTAGTTTAGGAACAAGTGCACGCAAAGTTTCAATAACAACGGAGAGAAACTGAAGTCCTAAGAAGTAAACATGAGAATAGGATTTAAAAGCAGAGAAGACATAGTTTCTCTACTAGGTAATCTGATATTCATATCTATTCACCAATAATACAAACAATCCAAGGTGTTCATTTTACAAGCATATTTCAAAAAACTATAGAGACCACTATAGAACTTTGTAATATTTGTATAACAGTGCTCCAGGTTCTACTATTAGGAACAAAAGTTTGTCCTTCATCATTTACCCACATCTATGTGAACCAAACAAAAACTACTGGGATGAATTTTCTCTGACACAGAGAACAAATACTTCATTATTTAGCCCCCTGTCCATGTGATCCAAACAAAACCTACAGACCAAAATCACAAGCAATATTCAGGTTAAAAGGCACTCATTCTCTCATTTATTCTTCCATCAGACCTTGCATCTTATACATCTTCTAGAGAAAAATGAAGGTTCCTTTATAAGTTGGAAGAATTCAGTCAGTATTATATTTGAGTTATCAGAGAGACCAACTATAATACAAGAAACACGTAATCTAAAGTTTCCCATATCATCTTTACCTGcatcatgtcatgtcagattATACGCCTCAATACTTGCCTTCAAGATGAGATTTTACATCAAAAGGAGGAGAAATATGTGTCTTTAATATCAGAACCAGTGATTCTCACAACCAATTTCTTTTCGAATTCCCGTCGAGGCAGGAGGCGGAGAGGGTAAAAATGGGTGATTGGTTTTGGAATGGAAGAAGCCTTGCTCTCGAATGGTGGTCTCCGGTGGCCGGAACTCAACTTGCAACACCAAAGTCTGCTTCCCGATGGGTGAGAGCTTTCGGAGTTCCATTGCATGCCTGGTCGGAGAAAACCATGAAATTCATCGGTGATTCTTGCGGTGGTTATGTGGATACTGATGAGGACACGAAGAAGAGGAATCATCTCTACTGGGCTCGTATTTGCATCACTGATTCTACCCAGGAGATTCCCAGAAAGATCGATCTGAAATATGAGGATTGGACCTTTGAGATCTCCATTGTTGCTGATGCTGTTGCAAAAATTACAGCCTCAGGGAATGGGCCACAGGGGCAGGTTATTGACCAGCGGTCCAAGACTACAGAGCCAGCATGTGTCATGCCTGCAAAGTCagagtttttaaattttgaatctccTAGGGTTGGGCCATCCTCTATTTCAGCCCAACAGCAGGGTCAGGCCCAAACTTCAGTCCAGCCCAGAGTGGACCACTTATATTATTCCAGAAGGCAGAAAAGGAATAAAGCTCCCCTTATTAAGAAAAGACCACAATTACATGAGTGGAAATCAAAAGGGCCGGCCCAAACCCTTTATCAGGAAACCCCTACTCTTTTTACAAAAGGGAAGGGCCCAGCTGAAACTTTCTATGCGGATTCAGTAGTGACGACTAGTCAATCTCTTGTCAAAACTGATCACGATGGTTCTATGGCAGATAATGACGATGCAGATGATGAAGCGGAATACTTGCAATCCCTCTCTCTTCTCACTCTCCCTTCTTTACACCCTGAATCTCACTTGCCCAATCCTCAGGGTTTTGATTTTTCCCCTTCCTCTGGAAGTGATACTTTGCAATTAACATGGGATGGGTATAATCACGATATACATCAGGATATTCATACTCCAACAGTAATTGAGATGTCGCACTGGACTAAAATAACCATGACTAAAGCATGCAAGGCTTTTGGGGTGAATTCTTTAGGTTTCGAGCCTGAAATCTTCGATATGATTCTGCGCATGGAGCAGAAAAGGCAATCTCAATTGCAGCAGCAAAAGGGGAGAAGTAGCGAGACtaagaaaccaaaaaagaaggaagaattaGAGGCAAAGAAATTGGCTTGCACTATTACATATGAAAAAGGTGAAGGATCCAACAGGGGCAGGCAACTCAAAGCCTTCTCTGAATGAAAGCCAAGATCATTAGCTGGAATGTAAGGGGGCTCAATGATACGAGCAAGAGGAGCACCATCAATTCTCTTATTCAGAAATGGAAGTCCGACATTCTATGTTTGCAGGAAACTAAGATCCAAGGCTGTTCTGTGGAGATAGCTAGACAGTTATGGGGTTCAAGATGGGTTGAATGGGTGGAACTGAAAGCCAGTGGCAATAGAGGGGGTATAATTATATTATGGGATAAAAGACAATGGAGTTGTATTGATGCACACCAGGGACAACACACTATGTCAACTATGATGGAAGGTGTTCAAACTAATTTCAGATTCTGCTTTACTGGTGTCTATGGGCCACATACTAACTGGGAAAGGGATGACTTCTGGAACGAATTAGCCGGTGTAAGGGGCCTTTGGAATGAAAGTTGGGTCATCGGAGGAGATTTTAATGTGTGtcgttttgaaaatgaaagattCAACTGTATAAGAAGATCTAGAGCCATGAAATGCTTCTCTGAATTTATTCAAGACATGGACTTAGTTGATTTACCATTGCAAGGGGCATTCTATACTTGGACCAGGGGGGAAAATTCACTACAAGCTTCTAGAATTGATAGATTCTTGATTTCTTCAGAGTGGAATGACGCTTTTGGCTCTGTGAAACAATTGGCTCTACCCAAGGCTATCTCGGATCATAAACCCATCTCCTTAGAGAGCGGTGACTGGTCTAATGAACCttcttattttaaatttgaaaatatgtGGCTCCAGCAGGAAGGTTTTACTGACTTGGTAAAGCAGTGGTGGCAAGGCTACGTGGTTAATGGTTCTCCGGACTTCATCCTCTCTCAAAAGTTGAAATCTTTGAAAAAGGATTTGGTTACATGGAACAGGGAGGTTTTTGGCAAAGTTTCTACCAGAACTAACAAAGCTTTGGAAGAAATCTTATTTCTTGAACAGGCAACTGAAGGGAGGTTACAAACTCAAGCTGAAAAGAACAAATTATTGCATTTGAAAATGGAGATCCAACAGTTAGCTAAGGCTGAAGAAACATCTTGGAGACAGAAATCAAGATGCCTGTGGTTGAAAGAAGGGGACAGAAATACTAAATACTTCCAAAGAGCTGCCAACTCTCATAGAAGTTGCAACTGTATTGATAGGTTGAAGGTGGGGGACAACATCATTGATGACAGAGTGCAAGTAAAAGATGCTATTCTTGACTTCTATCAGCAGTTGTATGCTGAGGATGAAGCTTGGAGGCCTTCAGCAACCTTTGAAGGCTTGGGTTGTCTGAACCAAGACGATAGGGATGCTCTTGAACAACCTTTTGAAGAAGAGGAAGTGTTGAGTGCTTTAAACTCTTGTGCCCCTGACAAGAGCCCAGGACCAGATGGCTTCACAATGGCCTTCTATCAGAACTGCTGGGACACTATTAAACAGGACCTTATGGGaacttttcatcattttcactgcAATTGCCACATGGTAAAATCCTTCAATGCTTCTTTTATTGCCCTTATCCCTAAAAAGAAAGGTGCTATAGAACTTAAAGACTTTAGGCCTATCAGTCTTATTGGTAGTGTCTACAAGTTGGTGGCAAAGGTGCTGACTGAAAGATTGAAAAAAGTGATTGGGAGATTGGTCTCAGGTTATCAAAATGCTTTTATAAGAGGCAGACAGATCACTCAGATCACTGATGCAGCTCTTATAGCAAATGAAGTCTTGGATTGGAGACAAAAAAGCGATGCCCCTGGTCTCTTATTCAAGTTGGATATAGAGAAGGCTTTTGACAAACTCAACTGGCAGTATCTCACTTCTATTCTAAGGCAAATGGGGTTTGGTGAGAAATGGATCAAATGGATTAAATACAGCTTTTCTACAGTTAAATTTTCTGTTCTGGTCAACAGAAGTCCTGTAGGGTTCTTCTCCCCTAAGAGAGGGATAAGGCAAGGTGACCCCCTATCTCCCTTTCTCTTCATTTTGGCCATGGAGGGTCTCAGTAACATGCTGGAAAAGGCAAAGAAATTGCAGTGGATTGGTGGTTTTGAAGTGGGTAACAGGCCTGGTCTTACCGTTCCTGTTTCTCATCTTCTCTTTGCTGATGACACCCTTATTTTTTGTGGTGCTGAGGAGTCTCAAGTGAGGTATCTCAACCTCACCCTTATGATCTTTGAAGCCTTATCAGGGCTCCACATTAACATGATTAAAAGCATTATCTACCCTGTTAATATGGTTTCAGATTTAGAGTTTCTGGCCAGCATCATGTATTGTAGCACTGGCACTTTCCCCACCACATATCTAGGACTCCCCTTGGGAGCTAGTCACAGATCAATGGAGATTTGGAATGTGGTCATCGAAAAGTTTGAGAAAAGATTGGCCTCTTGGCAACAACAGTACCTTTCTTTTGGTGGCAGAGTAACACTCATCAATAGTGTCTTGGATAGTATTCCTACTTACTTCATGTCTCTGTTCCCAATACCATCAGAGGTTCAATATCAACTTGACAAACTAAGGAGGACTTTTTTATGGGAAGGTAATAGCGAAAATCACAAGTATCATCTAGTCGAGTGGGACAAAGTAACTATTCCAAAACATCTAGGTGGTCTTGGTATAAAGGATTTAGCATTACACAACAAATGTATGTTAATGAAGTGGCACTGGAGGTTTAACCAAGATGATGCTGGTCTTTGGAAGGAGATTATCCAAGCTAAATATGGTAGCACTAGCCATTGGTGCTCCAACCCAATCTTAACTCCTTATGGAACTGGTTTATGGAAAGATATCAGGAGATTGTGGGATGAGTTCTTTCTCAACACTTCCTTCCAAGTGGGAAATGGGGCTCATCTTCTATTCTGGAAAGACAAATGGCTTGGCTCTATTACTCTTAAGGATGCTTTTCCCAGGCTGTTCCCTATAACAACTAACCCAGATTCAACAATTGCTCAGAACTGGGAGGACAACTCATGGAATTTGCACCTAAGGAGAGACCTAAATGACTGGGAAATAGAGGACATGATAGCATTGATTGGGTGTCTACAGAACAGTCCAGTTCTCACTCAGAGAAATGACAGACTTAAGTGGGGCAGTAACAAGGACGGTTCTTATTCTGTCAAAGAAGGCTACCTGCTTCTGACCTCCAACAAGGACCTGATTGATCAATGGCCTTGGAAGCTCATTTGGAAAATCAATTTACCGCCTAAAGTCTCCTGTTTCTGCTGGGTCGCTCTAAAAGGGCTTGTTTAACTCTGGACAACCTCATGAAAAGGAAATTTCATCTCGCTAATAGATGTTACATGTGCCATTGCACCTCTAAAACCATTAACCACCTATTCTTACACTGTCCAGTTGCTACAGATGTGTGGAATATGTTCCTTACTTTGTTTGGTTTGCAATGGGTTATACCTCACACTGTCAGGGAAGTCTTTGTCTGTTGGAGTTCTTGGAAAGTTCGGAAGGCCATCAGAAGAATCTGGTCTATGGTCCCTGCTTGCATTTTGTGGTGCTTATGGTTGGAAAGGAACCAAAGATGTTTTCATGGTATTGTAACTGCCAGCTCAAATCTCAAGGCCAGATGCCTGACTACTCTTTTTAGCTGGATTAATTTTACCCTGCATATAACCCAGACTCCTTTTTGGATTTTATTGCTCCTTAGTCTTATGATAGATTCTTGGATTTGTCAGCTCTCTAGACTTATGATAGGTTTTTTGTTATCTTTGTATGAGCTGATATTTCCTCCTCTTTTGTAACTATGCATCCCCTTGATGCCTTTGTGATTATAAAACACTTACATCatcaaaaaaaagaaggattgGATAATGGTTTCCCATTCAGACAATGTCAAAAGACACAAAGCCACCAAAAGAACGCTCAAATTCAGAGACTTAAAAGGGAGAATAAGCACGATAAAGCACTTTGAACCTTGGATTTTACTCGCCAAAAACAATGGTATGCTTCCTCCACCATGCCCAATGCATAAGATTTTCATTGGTTTTCTCCCACAAACTGCACTTTCAAGATCGAATTTGCAAGATGCTATGGTAGCCAAGCCAGCAGAGATCATGCTCTTCACATCTGTAGAGGAGATGATATGAATTGAAGCAACATTAAAATTGTGAaggcatgattatcattgaggaGAACTGGAGAAGTATGACACGTTAAGTAAGGTTTAGTACAAGATAAAACATACTTTACCCTATTGAAAACCCTTTCCCTCGGTACCTAAAGTAAAGGGATCTGAAATGAGAAAGTGTCTGACATTATTTATcatcttagttttattttcattatcaCTACCATCTTTACAGCTCAGGTTAACAAAATTTGAGATTCagttgaggaaagaaagttataGCAGCAAAATGCTCATGCTTATACGCATCTCTGAAAATGTTCTACATGTGAAACCTGAATAGCTGATGCGCAAATGATGGTTCAAAATTTAAAgccattatatttttttgggaAACTAAACATACAGTTAATGAATTATACTCCTAGAGAAATCATACATTCAATTTACA
This portion of the Lycium ferocissimum isolate CSIRO_LF1 chromosome 1, AGI_CSIRO_Lferr_CH_V1, whole genome shotgun sequence genome encodes:
- the LOC132061467 gene encoding uncharacterized protein LOC132061467, which translates into the protein MLNLRKRIWPLQQLRRLSTAIRESIEDEGDWFYSSEWWNSTSDGHTVFRSVSDKGNGVVSVVAFPSSRPENCYWARTENWLQKRYEKIYPGHEHDGNFRILGYQWRNLHFNDETRQSTVKIMAAYRESDPGAIYLMQQAECLAVPYVKSMISAGLATIASCKFDLESAVCGRKPMKILCIGHGGGSIPLFLASKIQGAEVHIAEIDPVVISASVQAMGFPSCSVMTPSGSRAQSIPDPIEEVQWKGIHERLQLHESDAEKFLLENKNLYDLVFIDAYDGEDVFPHALWDPHSPFLNALADQLHLEHGTVIINLHSDVDFRDADFSPPGSHLLPMGKYVSKVCRAYKEVLLGSKSSYNGLAYVVSVPWVCNTSLVVCRGLEKSSRDMVMKTIMSRALVVENILDLPFSCLQYLKRGFTLVN